The genomic stretch TTCAGAAGATCGGGGACGGGGAGATACCGGCTCAGATGGTGTTCGAAGACGATTCGTGCTTCGCTTTCCGCGATATCAATCCGCAGGCCCCGACTCACATCCTTGTGTGTCCGCGCAAGGCCATCCCGGGCCTCGACGACATCACGGAATCCGATGTCGAACTCATCGGCCACATGT from Rhodothermales bacterium encodes the following:
- a CDS encoding HIT domain-containing protein — its product is MSEKTLFQKIGDGEIPAQMVFEDDSCFAFRDINPQAPTHILVCPRKAIPGLDDITESDVELIGHM